A stretch of the Streptomyces ortus genome encodes the following:
- a CDS encoding MFS transporter: MPTTCRSTTYRSLFRTPEFTPLFLASSAQVAAQTMSGLALGTLVYRATDSPLLSALSMFGPSLAQVLGATTLLSAADRLAPRATMTGTALAFAAGTALLALPAPLWTVFALVLTLGLVASLGGGVRWGLLNEILPKDAYIVGRSVFNMANGITQITGYATGGVLITLLSPRGTLLTAAALYATAALIARCALTARPPRAKGRPSIRATWHTNRTLLSPSPRRHLYLALWIPNGLIVGCESLYVPYAPEHAGLLFACAALGMLAGDVAVARLAGPALRARLGVPLLLLLAAPYLLFVLHPRPSLAAALAALASIGFGASLLQQEHLMAVTPPELAGHALGLHSAGMLAMQGVGAALAGSLAQLTSPATAMTITAATSITVTLTLARGLASAPVRPPSVSPVGAPIGRRTG; encoded by the coding sequence ATGCCCACGACATGCCGGTCCACGACCTACCGCTCCCTCTTCCGCACCCCGGAATTCACCCCCCTCTTCCTGGCCTCCTCGGCGCAGGTGGCGGCGCAGACGATGAGCGGACTCGCGCTCGGCACGCTGGTCTACCGGGCCACGGACTCACCCCTCCTGTCGGCCCTGAGCATGTTCGGGCCCTCGCTCGCCCAGGTCCTGGGCGCGACCACGCTCCTGTCGGCGGCCGACCGGCTCGCACCGCGCGCCACGATGACGGGCACGGCGCTCGCGTTCGCGGCGGGTACGGCGCTCCTGGCGCTCCCCGCCCCCCTCTGGACGGTCTTCGCGCTGGTCCTCACCCTCGGCCTGGTGGCCTCCCTCGGCGGCGGTGTCCGCTGGGGCCTGCTGAACGAGATCCTGCCCAAGGACGCGTACATCGTGGGCCGTTCGGTCTTCAACATGGCGAACGGGATCACCCAGATCACGGGGTACGCCACCGGAGGCGTCCTGATCACGCTCCTGTCCCCGCGCGGCACCCTGCTCACGGCGGCGGCCCTGTACGCGACGGCCGCGCTGATCGCCCGCTGTGCCCTGACTGCCCGCCCGCCGAGAGCGAAGGGCCGCCCGTCGATACGCGCCACCTGGCACACGAACAGGACCCTGCTCTCCCCGTCCCCCCGCCGCCACCTCTACCTGGCCCTGTGGATTCCCAACGGCCTGATCGTCGGCTGCGAGTCCCTCTACGTCCCGTACGCCCCCGAGCACGCGGGTCTGCTCTTCGCGTGCGCGGCGCTGGGCATGCTGGCCGGGGACGTGGCGGTGGCCCGTCTCGCCGGACCGGCCCTGCGCGCCCGCCTCGGCGTACCCCTGCTCCTGCTGCTGGCGGCCCCGTATCTCCTCTTCGTCCTGCACCCGCGCCCGTCCCTGGCCGCGGCGCTCGCCGCGCTGGCCTCCATCGGCTTCGGCGCGAGCCTTCTGCAGCAGGAACACCTCATGGCTGTCACACCGCCCGAACTGGCGGGCCACGCCCTGGGGTTGCACTCGGCGGGGATGCTGGCGATGCAGGGTGTGGGCGCGGCGCTGGCGGGTTCGCTGGCCCAGCTGACGTCACCGGCGACGGCGATGACGATCACGGCGGCGACCTCGATCACGGTCACGCTGACGCTGGCGCGGGGCTTGGCCTCCGCCCCCGTACGACCGCCGTCGGTATCGCCTGTAGGCGCGCCTATCGGGCGACGAACTGGGTGA
- a CDS encoding ArsR/SmtB family transcription factor yields the protein MGWWQVSADTLAGSRFALSPLAETFACLKALHVRGAAHPGERAWLNAHLSCYERHLAADPVTAALVRAGFGREWIADFLTPTPRGDEDFATEVARVREASPEAARAHLAVALRGPLPEILRDREDLPERAADLLTHVWTEAVRPDWHRRRRVLEADVVARTARLSQEGWAAALGAMRPGMRWLGENRLQVNLHEYPPHDVSDARIVFVPVTPQRHGWVSWEEPPQHPHPGATPPRYGIVYPCSGVLAQARPGGGGGPSSVAVPGSLARLLGGARARVLVLLGAPMSTSQLVAVTGQGLGSVGRHLRLLLDAHLVERRRSGRSVLYYRTAEGDVLVGAQEAGA from the coding sequence GTGGGCTGGTGGCAGGTCAGTGCCGACACCCTTGCCGGCAGCCGGTTCGCGCTCTCACCGCTCGCCGAGACCTTCGCCTGTCTGAAGGCTCTGCACGTCCGCGGCGCCGCGCATCCCGGCGAACGGGCCTGGCTGAACGCCCATCTGTCCTGCTACGAGCGGCACTTGGCGGCCGATCCCGTCACCGCCGCCCTCGTCCGGGCCGGGTTCGGACGCGAGTGGATCGCCGACTTCCTCACGCCCACCCCGCGCGGCGACGAGGACTTCGCCACGGAGGTCGCCCGGGTGCGCGAGGCCTCCCCCGAGGCGGCCCGCGCCCACCTCGCCGTCGCTCTGCGCGGTCCGCTTCCCGAGATCCTCCGGGACCGCGAGGACCTTCCCGAACGCGCCGCCGACCTGCTCACCCATGTCTGGACCGAGGCGGTACGCCCCGACTGGCACCGGCGCCGACGCGTGCTCGAAGCGGATGTCGTGGCCCGCACCGCCCGGCTGAGCCAGGAGGGGTGGGCGGCGGCGCTCGGGGCGATGCGGCCGGGTATGCGCTGGCTCGGCGAGAACCGGCTGCAGGTCAACCTGCACGAGTACCCGCCGCACGACGTCTCCGACGCCCGCATCGTCTTCGTACCGGTGACTCCGCAGCGACACGGATGGGTGTCGTGGGAGGAGCCCCCGCAGCACCCTCACCCCGGCGCGACGCCGCCCCGGTACGGGATCGTGTACCCCTGCTCGGGTGTGCTGGCGCAGGCTCGGCCGGGCGGCGGGGGCGGGCCCTCGTCCGTCGCCGTTCCGGGCAGTCTCGCCCGGCTGCTCGGGGGCGCTCGGGCCCGCGTGCTCGTCCTGCTCGGGGCCCCCATGAGTACGAGCCAGCTGGTCGCCGTCACCGGGCAGGGGCTCGGCTCCGTCGGCCGCCATCTGAGGCTGCTGCTCGACGCCCACCTGGTGGAGCGGCGGCGTTCGGGGCGGTCGGTCCTCTACTACCGGACGGCCGAGGGCGACGTGCTCGTCGGAGCGCAGGAGGCGGGGGCGTAG
- a CDS encoding glutathione peroxidase: protein MTTDNASVSPAASGASALDVDIDALQGGSADLGQYKGRAVLVVNVASKCGLTPQYAGLERLHERYAAQGFTVLGVPCNQFMGQEPGSSEEIAEFCSATYGVTFPMTEKVDVNGDARHTLYERLTGFADGEGHSGDIRWNFEKFLIGRDGTVVARFSPQTEPESAEVVAAVEAHLG, encoded by the coding sequence ATGACTACTGACAACGCCTCCGTCTCCCCCGCCGCCTCCGGCGCCTCCGCTCTCGACGTCGACATCGATGCGCTGCAGGGCGGTTCCGCGGACCTCGGCCAGTACAAGGGCCGGGCCGTGCTCGTCGTCAACGTGGCGTCCAAGTGCGGGCTCACCCCGCAGTACGCGGGCCTGGAGCGGCTGCACGAGCGGTACGCGGCGCAGGGCTTCACCGTGCTCGGGGTGCCGTGCAACCAGTTCATGGGCCAGGAGCCCGGCTCGTCCGAGGAGATCGCGGAGTTCTGCTCGGCGACGTACGGCGTGACCTTCCCGATGACCGAGAAGGTCGACGTGAACGGGGACGCCCGCCACACCCTCTACGAACGCCTCACCGGCTTCGCCGACGGCGAGGGGCACAGCGGCGACATCCGCTGGAACTTCGAGAAGTTCCTGATCGGCCGGGACGGCACGGTCGTCGCGCGCTTCTCGCCGCAGACCGAACCGGAGTCCGCCGAGGTCGTCGCCGCGGTCGAGGCCCACCTCGGCTGA
- a CDS encoding PH domain-containing protein — MALFGNAHTVDPAKAQNDYARLLGQNEQVYAAFQLIRDTILFTDRRLILVDKQGITGKKTEYHSVPYRSITHFAVETAGTFDLDAELKIWISGTPTPIEKTFTKGVDIYEVQAILTQFVAR; from the coding sequence ATGGCGCTGTTCGGAAACGCGCACACCGTCGATCCGGCGAAGGCCCAGAACGACTACGCGCGCCTGCTCGGGCAGAACGAGCAGGTCTACGCCGCCTTCCAGTTGATCCGCGACACCATCCTCTTCACCGACCGCCGTCTCATCCTGGTCGACAAGCAGGGCATCACGGGCAAGAAGACGGAGTACCACTCCGTTCCGTACCGCAGCATCACGCACTTCGCCGTCGAGACCGCCGGGACCTTCGACCTCGACGCCGAACTGAAGATCTGGATCTCCGGCACGCCCACGCCCATCGAGAAGACCTTCACCAAGGGCGTCGACATCTACGAGGTCCAGGCGATCCTCACCCAGTTCGTCGCCCGATAG
- a CDS encoding VOC family protein → MAIQRMDNVGIVVEDLDAAIAYFVELGMELEGRARVEGPVADQCTGLDGVSCDIAMVRTPDGHSRLELAKYRSPAAVGAGPRNQPHNILGTHRVMFAVDDIKDTVARLRPHGAELLGEIARFEDSYLLCYVRGPEGIIVGLAEQLS, encoded by the coding sequence ATGGCAATTCAGCGGATGGACAACGTCGGCATCGTCGTCGAGGACTTGGATGCCGCCATCGCGTACTTCGTGGAACTCGGTATGGAGCTGGAGGGCAGGGCGCGGGTCGAGGGCCCCGTCGCCGACCAGTGCACCGGACTCGACGGAGTCAGCTGCGACATCGCGATGGTCCGGACCCCGGACGGCCACAGCCGGCTGGAACTGGCGAAGTACCGCAGCCCGGCGGCGGTCGGCGCCGGCCCGCGCAACCAGCCGCACAACATCCTGGGCACGCACCGCGTCATGTTCGCCGTCGACGACATCAAGGACACGGTCGCCCGCCTGCGCCCGCACGGCGCCGAACTCCTCGGCGAGATCGCCCGCTTCGAGGACAGCTACCTGCTCTGCTACGTCCGCGGCCCGGAGGGCATCATCGTCGGCCTGGCGGAGCAACTGAGCTGA